The Candidatus Kryptonium sp. genome contains a region encoding:
- a CDS encoding Gfo/Idh/MocA family oxidoreductase codes for MEKVAIGVIGVGYLGSIHAKILTKIPTANFVGVYDINEQRAKQIAKDNNVKMFSTLDELLDEVKAVVIATPTTTHREIAIHCLKRGIHTFIEKPITDDIDGADEIIRIAREKNLKVQVGHVERFNPALLSLSNYKIRPVFIETHRLAQFKPRGIDVAVILDLMIHDIDIILNLVKSEIDEIRASGVAVISDSIDIANARIQFKNGCVANVTASRISRKNERKMRIFQKDAYISIDFLQGITEIFRLVDNGENKDNAEDIKPTVLLGRIEESTKKRKIIYEQPEIKNINPIEEELIAFIDSIIHDKPTPVGAEEGKLSLEVAFKIIEEIERQQKIVKEKMSLDF; via the coding sequence ATGGAGAAAGTTGCCATCGGAGTTATTGGGGTCGGTTACCTCGGCAGCATTCACGCAAAAATTCTTACAAAAATTCCAACTGCAAATTTCGTCGGCGTCTACGACATAAACGAGCAAAGAGCAAAACAGATTGCTAAAGATAACAATGTTAAAATGTTCTCAACACTTGATGAACTGCTTGATGAAGTTAAAGCAGTTGTTATAGCCACACCCACAACAACTCACCGAGAAATTGCTATTCATTGTTTGAAGCGTGGGATTCACACATTTATTGAAAAGCCGATAACAGATGATATTGATGGAGCTGATGAAATCATAAGAATTGCTCGTGAGAAAAATTTAAAAGTTCAAGTTGGACATGTAGAGCGATTTAATCCCGCTTTGCTTTCTCTATCAAATTATAAGATTAGACCTGTCTTCATTGAGACGCATCGCCTTGCGCAGTTTAAGCCCAGAGGAATAGATGTCGCAGTGATACTTGATTTGATGATTCACGACATTGATATAATTTTAAATCTCGTAAAAAGTGAAATTGATGAGATAAGAGCAAGCGGTGTCGCAGTGATTTCTGATTCAATTGATATTGCAAACGCAAGGATACAATTTAAGAACGGATGCGTCGCAAATGTCACGGCAAGTAGGATTTCAAGAAAGAACGAAAGAAAGATGCGAATCTTTCAAAAAGACGCCTACATATCAATTGATTTTTTACAGGGAATAACCGAGATATTTCGCCTCGTGGACAATGGGGAAAATAAAGATAACGCTGAAGATATAAAACCGACAGTTCTACTTGGTAGAATTGAAGAGAGCACGAAAAAACGAAAAATTATTTATGAACAGCCAGAGATAAAAAACATCAATCCAATTGAAGAAGAACTTATCGCATTTATTGATTCAATAATTCACGATAAACCGACACCAGTTGGAGCTGAAGAGGGAAAACTTTCGCTTGAAGTTGCGTTTAAAATTATTGAGGAAATTGAAAGACAGCAAAAAATCGTTAAGGAAAAGATGTCGCTTGATTTTTGA
- a CDS encoding HAD-IA family hydrolase has translation MRIKCVIFDLDGTIAQTNELIFETFNYIAQKYTGRKFSNEEIPSLFFGPPEEAGIRKLLQLFSNDEKIIQNLDFYTKSAVNEFYSYYERNHHKAKVYTGIFDLLSFLKEKGIKLAIFTGKGRVTTSITLKNLGLEKFFDIVITGDDVVQHKPSGEGIGKILDAFDLKPDEAILVGDAVSDVKAGKEVGVKIISALWDSYGKDKVLDLKPDFIVYSIDELKNLLYELISNTEGKKSRMSSLLLSFLLLFNFLFPQSDLEIKGLRVYSYESELYPPIIIRYDTLWNGEPNTANDYIVIEFDVKSATLPNLGIRFYHCDRNWRRTENIFVQSFFHSKTLYLNYTTADKGIRGYNFHFKNIFPDPDGIVRFPYSGNYIFEIYNVKADTIIYAIGRFVVVDKLTEVKAILNKALLGEKADFRNYVNQIDIEVEVPDSLNWYYITTVDVYENWKIFYPYRIDFGERKRYTYVSGFPAQTRIFKIWNIYPLNEYRQIDLRNEKIYPNALPVIPIGGVDRVRKFLQGEPDMDGACRIVPEGMYSEYLDVLFRLEIDRETIQKIKGDIYIVGAFNNWKPEKDDVLKYDPTRNYFFVRKWLKRGIYDYQYVVGYYDYSRNEVVVIDWIELEGNSWQTSNSYYIVVYYRDPQFGGFDRIIGFTKIKG, from the coding sequence TTGAGGATAAAATGTGTAATTTTTGATCTTGATGGGACGATTGCGCAGACGAATGAATTGATCTTTGAAACATTTAATTATATTGCTCAGAAATACACAGGCAGAAAATTTTCCAACGAAGAAATACCATCGCTCTTTTTCGGTCCACCAGAGGAGGCGGGAATAAGAAAATTGCTTCAACTTTTCTCAAACGATGAGAAAATTATTCAAAATCTTGATTTTTACACTAAATCGGCTGTAAATGAGTTTTACTCATACTACGAGAGAAACCATCATAAGGCAAAGGTTTACACTGGAATATTTGATCTACTTTCGTTTTTGAAAGAAAAAGGGATTAAACTTGCTATCTTCACAGGAAAAGGCAGAGTAACAACTTCAATTACTTTAAAAAATCTTGGACTTGAAAAATTTTTTGATATCGTTATAACAGGTGATGATGTGGTTCAACATAAACCATCTGGTGAAGGGATCGGGAAAATTCTTGACGCTTTTGATCTAAAGCCAGATGAAGCAATACTTGTCGGTGATGCAGTAAGCGATGTAAAAGCAGGAAAAGAAGTCGGGGTTAAAATTATATCTGCGCTTTGGGATTCATACGGGAAAGATAAAGTTCTTGATTTGAAGCCGGACTTCATCGTTTATTCAATTGACGAGCTTAAAAATTTGCTTTATGAATTAATCTCAAATACCGAAGGAAAGAAAAGCAGAATGAGCTCTTTGCTACTTTCCTTTTTACTGCTCTTTAATTTTTTATTTCCACAAAGTGATCTTGAAATCAAAGGTTTGCGTGTTTACAGCTATGAAAGCGAGCTTTATCCGCCGATCATAATTAGATATGATACACTTTGGAACGGAGAGCCGAACACAGCGAATGATTACATTGTGATTGAGTTTGATGTCAAAAGCGCAACTTTGCCGAACCTCGGGATTCGTTTTTATCATTGTGATAGAAATTGGAGAAGGACGGAAAATATATTTGTTCAAAGTTTTTTCCACAGCAAAACTCTTTATCTAAACTATACGACCGCCGACAAGGGAATAAGAGGTTATAATTTTCATTTCAAAAATATCTTTCCAGATCCCGATGGAATCGTGCGATTTCCTTATTCCGGAAACTATATTTTTGAGATTTACAATGTTAAAGCAGATACGATTATTTATGCTATCGGAAGATTCGTAGTCGTTGATAAACTAACGGAGGTAAAAGCAATCTTGAACAAAGCTTTGCTTGGTGAGAAAGCTGATTTTAGAAATTATGTCAATCAAATTGATATTGAAGTTGAGGTGCCTGATTCGTTGAATTGGTATTATATCACGACCGTGGATGTTTATGAAAATTGGAAAATCTTTTATCCATACCGGATTGATTTCGGGGAACGGAAAAGATACACTTATGTAAGTGGCTTTCCAGCGCAAACGAGAATTTTTAAAATATGGAACATCTATCCACTTAACGAATACAGACAAATTGATTTGAGAAATGAAAAAATTTATCCGAATGCTTTGCCCGTAATACCGATTGGTGGAGTTGACAGAGTACGGAAATTTTTGCAGGGCGAACCAGATATGGACGGAGCTTGCAGAATTGTGCCCGAGGGAATGTATTCAGAATATCTTGATGTGCTCTTCCGACTTGAAATTGATCGTGAAACGATCCAAAAAATTAAAGGTGATATCTATATCGTTGGTGCTTTCAATAATTGGAAACCTGAAAAAGACGATGTTTTGAAATATGATCCAACGAGAAATTATTTCTTCGTTAGGAAATGGCTAAAGCGTGGAATCTACGATTACCAGTATGTTGTTGGATATTATGATTATAGCAGAAATGAGGTTGTTGTGATTGATTGGATTGAACTTGAAGGGAATAGCTGGCAAACAAGCAATTCTTATTATATTGTCGTCTATTACAGAGATCCACAATTTGGTGGTTTTGACAGAATAATTGGATTTACAAAAATTAAAGGGTAG
- a CDS encoding DUF3108 domain-containing protein, producing the protein MKFVFSLIFSAFCFFNNLTADDFRFSSEYLEYDVYWKFLNLGKIRVWTRVEGDSIYSKIHVESNPYIFFVNVNYTFESKFHKENPLNSYLNVYEVKDAIPLKTIFLRQGNDIIAKQFDIKNGIFIGQKSIYYPDIYYHGITAFFVARKLCGTGVAVYLPLLFATEEKLERPPFIVRIEKVKFNFPEKRENVKISSLNSEIQTIEINGYASFVSKELAGISGEFNGWFSDDWARVPIKATFNTFLGVVRLELSKWEKDSWSPPLKTN; encoded by the coding sequence ATGAAATTTGTCTTTTCTCTAATCTTTTCAGCCTTTTGCTTTTTCAATAATTTAACAGCAGATGACTTTAGATTCAGCTCGGAATATCTTGAGTATGATGTGTATTGGAAATTTTTAAACCTTGGCAAGATAAGAGTATGGACGAGAGTTGAAGGTGATAGTATTTATTCAAAAATCCATGTTGAGTCAAACCCATACATCTTCTTTGTAAATGTGAACTATACTTTTGAAAGCAAGTTTCACAAGGAGAATCCACTAAATAGTTACTTGAATGTTTATGAAGTCAAAGATGCCATCCCGTTAAAGACAATTTTCTTGAGACAAGGAAACGATATAATTGCAAAGCAATTTGATATCAAAAATGGCATTTTCATAGGTCAAAAATCAATTTATTATCCAGATATATACTACCACGGGATAACTGCGTTTTTCGTGGCGAGAAAGCTATGTGGAACTGGAGTCGCGGTCTATCTTCCACTTTTGTTTGCAACTGAAGAAAAGCTTGAACGCCCTCCATTTATTGTAAGAATTGAGAAAGTTAAGTTTAATTTCCCTGAGAAAAGAGAAAATGTAAAGATCTCTTCATTAAATTCTGAGATACAAACAATTGAGATAAATGGCTACGCATCGTTTGTAAGCAAAGAACTTGCGGGTATATCAGGTGAGTTCAACGGTTGGTTCTCCGATGATTGGGCAAGGGTTCCAATTAAAGCAACATTTAATACTTTTCTCGGCGTAGTCCGACTTGAACTTTCAAAATGGGAAAAAGATAGTTGGAGTCCACCTTTAAAAACAAACTAA
- a CDS encoding CCA tRNA nucleotidyltransferase: MKTFNEIVEINDEIVRIVGKIADENNYEAYVVGGYVRDLLLGKEVKDVDFLVIGQGIKFARIVAKYFKKRITVYEQFRTAMISLEDRKIEFVGARKESYRRDSRKPVVEDGTLEDDLARRDFTINAIAISINEKTFGKVIDPFDGRKDLIDGIIRTPLDPEKTFDDDPLRMMRAIRFACQLEFKIEERTLEAIKKMRERISIVSQERITDEFLKIMQSPKPSIGLKLLQETGIMHIILPEVAELEGTEQRTNNEDDNTAKYHHKDVFQHTCQVVDNLAKVTDNVWLRLAGLFHDIAKPKTKAFKEGVGWTFYGHDVLGAKMVRSIFRRMKLPIDKSKYVEKLVRLHLRPMFLVDESVTDSAIRRLIVQAGEDLDDLIKLCRADITTRNPKLVAEYSRNYDIVVQKIKEVEEKDRLRAFKSPVDGNEIMQALGLNPGPLVGRLKKAIEEAILEGLIPNEHDAAFDYLMKIKDKIIAEYESEKNKNRKQSEQETHID, from the coding sequence ATGAAAACATTCAATGAGATAGTTGAAATAAACGACGAAATAGTGAGGATAGTCGGGAAAATCGCTGACGAAAATAATTACGAAGCATATGTAGTTGGTGGTTATGTGCGTGACCTTTTGCTTGGCAAAGAAGTTAAAGATGTTGACTTTCTTGTGATAGGTCAAGGAATAAAGTTTGCAAGAATTGTCGCTAAGTATTTTAAGAAAAGAATTACAGTTTACGAACAATTTAGAACCGCGATGATTTCGCTTGAGGACCGAAAGATTGAATTTGTTGGAGCGAGGAAGGAGAGCTATAGAAGGGATTCGCGAAAGCCAGTAGTTGAAGATGGAACGCTTGAAGACGATCTCGCAAGAAGGGATTTCACAATTAACGCAATTGCAATTTCAATAAATGAAAAAACATTTGGAAAAGTCATAGATCCGTTTGATGGTAGAAAAGATTTAATAGATGGAATAATAAGAACACCGCTTGATCCTGAAAAAACATTTGACGATGACCCGTTGCGAATGATGAGAGCTATAAGGTTCGCTTGTCAACTTGAGTTTAAAATTGAAGAAAGGACACTTGAGGCGATAAAGAAGATGAGGGAACGCATAAGTATAGTTTCACAGGAAAGGATCACGGATGAATTTTTAAAAATAATGCAATCGCCGAAGCCATCCATAGGTTTGAAACTACTGCAAGAAACGGGTATTATGCATATCATTTTGCCAGAGGTAGCAGAGCTTGAAGGAACGGAGCAAAGGACAAACAACGAGGACGATAACACTGCTAAATATCATCACAAAGATGTCTTTCAGCATACTTGCCAAGTCGTTGATAATCTTGCAAAGGTGACGGATAATGTTTGGCTTAGGCTTGCTGGTTTATTTCACGATATAGCAAAGCCTAAAACGAAAGCATTTAAAGAAGGTGTTGGATGGACATTTTATGGACATGATGTACTTGGCGCTAAGATGGTTCGCTCAATTTTCCGAAGAATGAAACTTCCGATTGATAAATCAAAATATGTTGAAAAACTTGTGCGCCTCCATCTTCGTCCAATGTTTTTGGTTGATGAAAGTGTAACCGATTCAGCAATACGAAGGCTGATCGTTCAAGCAGGTGAGGATTTGGATGATTTGATAAAGCTTTGTAGAGCAGATATAACGACCAGAAACCCAAAACTTGTTGCTGAATATTCAAGAAATTACGACATAGTCGTTCAAAAAATTAAAGAAGTTGAAGAGAAAGATAGATTACGAGCGTTTAAATCACCAGTAGATGGAAATGAAATAATGCAGGCGCTTGGCTTGAATCCTGGGCCCCTTGTTGGTCGTCTAAAAAAAGCGATAGAAGAAGCCATACTTGAAGGCTTGATCCCAAATGAACATGATGCAGCGTTTGATTACCTTATGAAAATAAAAGATAAAATCATTGCCGAATATGAAAGCGAAAAAAATAAAAATAGGAAGCAAAGTGAGCAAGAAACGCATATTGATTGA
- a CDS encoding S9 family peptidase, whose translation MKKAIFIVVSVLISFSALSGQSVKKKFTIKDMLSINVASQIDVSSDGRNVVFVLSKADFEESVYRTDLYLVSTDGGEVKQLTFSKEDERNPKFSPDGKFIAFISNRKTNPEAKEVKNQIWLLPVDGGEAFKLTDAPEGVISFHWMPDGKSILYLTQETLPKPEKEKKERDKKLKFDPIVVDKEKYRKEFYIVDVKTKKERKIFTGDYGIDQFDISPDGKLVVYTTNYTGDIDDGKKFDLWILEIETGKAKQLTKRPGGERQPKWSPDGKYIAFVADIDPKFTYSQEELFIVDPQTGEIKILTENFDIGVISYEFSRSEPNVIYARTANGVYTHVYKVSLDGKVKEFFGGERVFSDIAVSDKSIVFLVEGKTSAPDVYVFKNGDLKKLTNLNPQLEGFTFGEQTVIRWKSFDGWVIEGILVKPVNFEPGKRYPMLVAVHGGPYSRIQDMLRQYYNLQVWANEGYLVFAPNFRGSSGYSNKFGISNFKDLGGGDFKDIMTGIDYIVKELKIADENKIGIFGGSYGGYMTNWAITQTDRFKAAVSMFGIFNLITDYSNSYLPSWEPDYLGDYYWNNLKIYLERSPFYYVKNIKTPVLIMHGDEDQNTFISNSKEMYQALKHLGRTVEFVRYPREEHGFREPNHRIDEFYRCLEWFNKYLLGIEPERKPLVRIDEWVKAEGWEIKVVRASKNVNYSGFDTAKKFIEVDVLFKASENAKPFEIAIGNDFIIYDLNGNVVKSSGVPVEVSGVKGLLQGDIKTVVDTKGENRYYPLKVAFDATNLKGSLRFKISRFSQFEFLID comes from the coding sequence ATGAAAAAAGCTATTTTTATCGTGGTTTCGGTTTTAATATCATTTTCTGCACTTTCAGGTCAGTCGGTAAAGAAAAAGTTTACAATTAAAGATATGCTTTCAATCAATGTCGCTTCACAGATTGATGTATCATCTGATGGTAGAAATGTTGTTTTCGTTCTTTCAAAAGCTGACTTTGAGGAAAGTGTGTATAGAACGGATCTTTACCTTGTTTCAACTGATGGAGGTGAAGTGAAACAGTTAACATTTTCAAAAGAGGATGAGCGAAACCCAAAGTTCTCGCCAGATGGCAAGTTCATCGCCTTTATTTCCAATCGCAAGACGAATCCCGAAGCAAAAGAGGTGAAAAACCAAATTTGGCTTCTTCCCGTTGATGGTGGCGAAGCTTTTAAATTAACCGATGCCCCCGAAGGTGTCATCTCATTTCACTGGATGCCAGATGGTAAATCCATACTTTACCTAACGCAAGAAACCTTGCCAAAACCAGAAAAGGAAAAGAAGGAGCGAGATAAAAAGCTAAAGTTTGATCCAATCGTCGTTGATAAAGAAAAATATCGCAAGGAGTTTTATATTGTTGATGTCAAAACAAAAAAAGAAAGAAAAATTTTCACCGGTGATTATGGGATAGATCAGTTTGATATCTCGCCAGATGGGAAATTAGTCGTTTACACCACAAATTACACCGGCGATATTGATGATGGTAAAAAATTTGATTTGTGGATTTTGGAGATTGAGACTGGAAAGGCGAAACAGCTAACCAAAAGACCAGGAGGCGAGAGACAACCGAAGTGGTCACCAGATGGAAAATATATTGCGTTCGTTGCTGATATTGACCCGAAATTTACATATTCACAAGAGGAACTTTTCATCGTTGATCCTCAAACAGGCGAGATAAAAATTCTAACGGAAAACTTTGACATCGGAGTTATCAGTTATGAGTTTTCAAGATCGGAGCCGAATGTGATCTATGCGAGAACTGCTAATGGCGTTTATACTCATGTTTACAAGGTTTCATTGGATGGTAAAGTAAAAGAATTTTTCGGTGGAGAGAGAGTTTTTAGTGATATCGCTGTGTCTGATAAATCTATTGTATTTCTCGTTGAAGGTAAAACGAGCGCTCCTGATGTGTATGTCTTTAAGAATGGTGATTTGAAGAAATTAACAAATCTTAATCCGCAGCTTGAAGGGTTTACTTTCGGTGAGCAAACTGTGATAAGATGGAAAAGTTTTGACGGTTGGGTGATAGAGGGAATTCTTGTTAAACCAGTTAATTTTGAACCAGGCAAAAGATATCCAATGCTTGTCGCTGTCCACGGCGGACCTTACAGTAGGATCCAAGATATGCTTCGTCAGTATTATAATTTACAAGTTTGGGCAAATGAAGGATATCTTGTTTTCGCACCGAACTTTAGGGGAAGCTCGGGATATAGCAATAAGTTTGGGATTTCAAATTTCAAAGATCTCGGCGGTGGCGATTTCAAAGATATAATGACTGGGATTGATTACATAGTAAAGGAACTAAAGATAGCTGACGAGAATAAAATTGGAATATTTGGTGGAAGCTATGGCGGTTATATGACAAACTGGGCTATAACTCAAACCGATAGATTTAAAGCAGCAGTTTCAATGTTCGGGATCTTTAACTTGATCACTGACTATAGCAATTCATATTTGCCAAGCTGGGAGCCAGATTATCTTGGTGATTATTATTGGAATAACCTCAAAATTTATCTTGAGCGCTCACCGTTTTATTATGTTAAGAACATAAAAACTCCCGTCTTGATAATGCATGGTGATGAAGACCAAAATACTTTCATAAGTAACTCAAAAGAGATGTATCAAGCTTTAAAACATCTTGGTAGAACAGTTGAATTCGTGCGCTATCCAAGAGAGGAGCATGGTTTTAGGGAACCAAACCATAGAATAGACGAGTTTTATCGTTGCCTTGAGTGGTTTAACAAATATCTTCTTGGGATTGAGCCCGAAAGAAAGCCACTTGTCCGCATTGATGAGTGGGTTAAAGCGGAAGGTTGGGAGATAAAAGTCGTGAGAGCAAGTAAAAATGTTAATTATTCCGGTTTTGATACAGCAAAAAAATTTATTGAAGTTGATGTTCTTTTCAAGGCAAGCGAAAACGCAAAACCATTTGAAATAGCTATCGGAAATGATTTCATAATCTATGACTTAAATGGAAATGTCGTAAAATCATCTGGTGTCCCAGTTGAAGTAAGCGGAGTTAAAGGATTATTGCAAGGGGATATAAAGACAGTTGTTGACACTAAGGGTGAAAACCGTTATTATCCGCTCAAAGTCGCGTTTGATGCTACTAATTTGAAAGGATCGTTGAGATTTAAAATCTCAAGGTTTTCACAATTTGAATTTTTAATTGATTAA
- a CDS encoding rhomboid family intramembrane serine protease codes for MIPLKDTIPSRSYPIVTLTLITVNVLVFLFELSLGESLSEFFDIFGVVPATYFELRESGAPFLLIYYPFFTSMFLHGGWMHLIGNMIYLWVFGDNVEDRMGHFRYLLFYVLCGVAAGLAHVYTNPHSEIPAVGASGAISGVLGAYFVLFPHSRVITLIPIFFFFDLVEISAFVFLGLWFLIQFFSGVASLGAATYATSGGVAWWAHIGGFVAGFLLSFVFARRGRY; via the coding sequence TTGATCCCGCTAAAAGATACTATACCATCACGAAGTTATCCTATAGTCACTTTGACTTTAATAACTGTGAATGTCTTGGTTTTCTTGTTTGAGCTTTCGCTTGGGGAAAGCTTGTCGGAGTTTTTTGATATCTTCGGTGTCGTGCCAGCAACATATTTTGAACTAAGGGAATCTGGCGCTCCTTTTCTGCTGATTTATTATCCGTTTTTTACATCAATGTTTTTGCACGGTGGATGGATGCATTTAATCGGAAATATGATTTATTTGTGGGTTTTCGGCGATAATGTTGAAGATAGGATGGGACATTTTAGGTATCTTTTGTTTTATGTTCTTTGTGGAGTTGCAGCGGGGTTGGCGCATGTTTATACCAATCCGCATTCTGAAATTCCGGCGGTTGGAGCAAGTGGCGCAATATCTGGTGTACTCGGTGCTTATTTTGTTCTATTTCCTCATTCAAGGGTTATAACTTTAATTCCGATTTTCTTTTTCTTTGATTTAGTTGAAATTTCTGCATTTGTTTTTCTCGGTTTGTGGTTTTTGATTCAGTTTTTTAGTGGCGTTGCCTCACTTGGTGCTGCAACTTACGCAACATCTGGCGGAGTTGCATGGTGGGCTCATATCGGGGGATTTGTCGCCGGGTTTTTGCTATCGTTTGTATTTGCAAGAAGAGGTCGTTATTAA
- a CDS encoding carbohydrate binding family 9 domain-containing protein, which translates to MSKKRILIDLVLIFFVLALSDISMGHNSQNKTAVAVKVEGGIKIDGVLSEAAWGKAISVSDFIQLDPYEGESPTERTEVKILYDDRAIYFGFILYDSEPSKITARLTRRDREIESDKINIILDTFHDHKTAYFFSVNSAGVKVDGIITGDGSRFDNEWDGIWEAEVQINENGWICEVEIPFATLRFAADREWGINFERYISRKKELVQWALISKRETGRVSRIGHLVGLNQIGSPKGIEIYPYAASKLVFSPESELNSKTRDFRLDVGLDLRYKITNDFVLNATFNPDFSQVEADQVVLNLTTYETFYPEKRQFFTDGSQFFSFGAPGGRGGGRRFAGMQIFYSRRIGKRPSGYPNVPEGGRIVYYPERTKILSAIKLTGKSQNGISLGFINALTSPEKAIVSDSLGREFKVRVEPLANYAVLRLQKDILRNSMIGMILTNVSRDGTIPALTGGFDWGLRFLNNTYAFEGFLAFSKTSRNQGKPATSGRISIAKIAGENFLYSTNYDYTAKGFYINDVGFFTRDNDHGGSTELRFKQDIKPFWIIRRYYAGIRYNYRWNFDRAMIMRGIGFDQTIEFLNYWGFSIFGFYSPWKVYDDRETRGNGLYLGRERYVVNFSVRSDSRKNIVVDFEYGFGEWGFLDKEDVRRWQDRYEVSVTLRPADWIDFQIENQLRFVRNEEAWVENISVAGKRLSIFADRSTDEFDLTLRGTVTFTRDLTFQIYAQTFIAKGHYKNFKVLQTPEILVPYNYTKNPDFNTQSFNLNFILRWEYKAGSVLYFVITQSRNGRDGDYFRSLHRDIMQTFKTPAVSGVYLKLTHGLII; encoded by the coding sequence GTGAGCAAGAAACGCATATTGATTGATCTCGTTTTAATTTTTTTTGTTTTAGCCCTAAGTGATATTTCTATGGGACATAACTCTCAAAATAAAACGGCTGTAGCTGTAAAAGTTGAAGGCGGAATAAAAATTGATGGCGTGCTTTCAGAAGCAGCGTGGGGAAAAGCAATCTCTGTTTCTGACTTTATTCAACTTGATCCATATGAAGGTGAAAGCCCAACCGAAAGAACAGAAGTTAAAATCTTGTATGATGATAGAGCGATCTATTTTGGCTTCATCCTTTATGATTCTGAACCTTCCAAGATAACCGCACGATTGACGAGAAGAGATAGGGAGATTGAATCAGATAAAATCAACATAATACTTGACACATTCCACGATCACAAAACCGCTTATTTCTTTTCTGTTAATTCAGCTGGTGTGAAGGTAGATGGCATTATCACAGGCGATGGATCAAGGTTTGACAATGAATGGGATGGGATATGGGAAGCAGAAGTACAAATAAACGAAAATGGCTGGATATGCGAGGTTGAAATTCCATTTGCGACTTTGAGATTTGCTGCTGATAGAGAATGGGGAATCAATTTTGAAAGATACATAAGCAGGAAAAAGGAACTTGTTCAATGGGCTTTGATATCCAAGAGGGAAACTGGTAGAGTCTCAAGGATTGGGCATCTTGTTGGGCTAAATCAAATTGGCTCACCCAAAGGCATAGAAATTTATCCATACGCTGCTTCAAAACTTGTCTTTTCCCCTGAATCTGAATTAAACTCTAAAACGAGAGATTTTAGGCTTGATGTTGGACTTGATTTAAGATATAAAATTACAAATGATTTTGTTTTGAACGCGACTTTTAATCCCGATTTTAGCCAAGTTGAAGCTGATCAAGTCGTTTTAAACCTCACAACTTATGAGACATTTTACCCTGAGAAAAGACAATTTTTCACCGATGGCTCTCAATTCTTTAGCTTTGGTGCACCTGGTGGCAGAGGTGGCGGTAGAAGATTTGCAGGTATGCAGATTTTCTACTCGCGAAGAATAGGTAAAAGGCCATCCGGATATCCAAATGTCCCAGAAGGTGGAAGAATTGTTTATTACCCTGAAAGAACAAAGATCCTCAGTGCTATAAAATTAACAGGAAAGTCGCAGAATGGAATTTCGCTTGGATTCATAAACGCTTTGACAAGCCCAGAAAAAGCAATAGTAAGCGACTCGCTTGGGCGTGAATTCAAGGTCCGAGTTGAACCACTTGCAAATTACGCTGTTTTGCGCCTTCAGAAGGATATATTGAGAAACTCCATGATCGGAATGATATTAACAAATGTTTCAAGGGATGGAACGATCCCAGCTTTAACTGGTGGCTTTGATTGGGGATTGAGATTTTTGAATAACACATATGCCTTTGAGGGCTTCCTTGCATTTTCAAAAACATCAAGAAATCAAGGAAAACCAGCAACTTCCGGTAGAATTTCAATTGCAAAAATTGCCGGAGAAAATTTCCTTTATTCAACAAACTATGATTATACCGCGAAAGGATTTTACATAAACGATGTCGGATTTTTCACAAGGGATAATGATCATGGAGGTTCAACAGAGTTAAGATTTAAGCAAGATATCAAACCTTTCTGGATAATAAGAAGATACTATGCGGGCATTAGGTATAATTATAGATGGAATTTTGACCGAGCAATGATCATGCGTGGGATCGGATTTGACCAAACTATAGAGTTTCTGAACTATTGGGGATTTTCAATTTTTGGCTTTTATAGCCCTTGGAAAGTTTATGATGATAGGGAAACAAGGGGAAATGGACTTTATCTTGGCCGAGAAAGATATGTCGTTAATTTTTCTGTGCGCAGTGATTCAAGAAAGAACATAGTTGTTGATTTTGAATATGGATTTGGAGAATGGGGATTCTTAGATAAAGAAGATGTGAGAAGATGGCAGGATAGATACGAAGTAAGTGTCACGCTAAGACCAGCGGATTGGATAGATTTTCAAATAGAAAACCAATTGAGATTTGTCAGGAACGAAGAGGCGTGGGTTGAAAATATAAGCGTTGCCGGCAAAAGGTTAAGTATCTTCGCCGACAGATCAACCGATGAATTTGATCTTACTTTGAGAGGAACCGTTACATTTACACGGGACTTAACATTTCAAATTTATGCTCAAACATTTATTGCGAAAGGACACTATAAGAACTTTAAAGTTTTACAAACACCAGAAATCCTTGTTCCATACAACTATACCAAAAACCCAGATTTCAACACACAATCTTTTAATTTGAATTTCATACTCCGTTGGGAATATAAAGCAGGAAGCGTTCTTTATTTCGTCATCACTCAATCACGAAATGGCAGGGATGGAGATTATTTCAGAAGCCTTCATAGAGATATTATGCAAACTTTCAAAACGCCCGCTGTCAGCGGAGTTTATCTTAAGTTAACTCACGGGCTAATAATCTAA